A genomic window from Anaeromusa acidaminophila DSM 3853 includes:
- a CDS encoding cytochrome c3 family protein codes for MDESPLKKKFVLLYMTLGAVLAVVVLAVSAGSMAYADKPQFCGSCHSMQEVYATFNESTHRGISCGDCHLPQQNIVVKMTAKASNGLRHTYHETLRDYPEPILVSGSAKQVVNDNCLRCHSGSTANTHLTAGGDCISCHRDLVHNERRLAEKKGGVGLE; via the coding sequence ATGGACGAGAGCCCGCTAAAAAAGAAATTTGTCTTGCTGTATATGACGTTGGGAGCCGTTTTAGCAGTTGTGGTGCTGGCTGTTTCAGCCGGGTCTATGGCTTATGCCGACAAGCCGCAGTTTTGCGGCAGCTGCCATTCCATGCAGGAGGTGTATGCGACCTTCAATGAATCGACGCACCGGGGAATTAGTTGTGGGGACTGCCATTTGCCGCAGCAAAACATCGTTGTGAAAATGACGGCGAAAGCAAGTAATGGCCTGCGGCATACCTATCATGAAACGCTGCGGGATTATCCGGAACCCATCCTGGTCAGTGGCAGTGCCAAACAGGTCGTAAATGACAACTGTCTGCGCTGTCACAGCGGTTCAACAGCTAATACGCACTTGACTGCAGGGGGCGACTGCATTTCCTGTCACCGGGATCTGGTGCACAATGAACGCCGCTTGGCAGAGAAGAAAGGAGGCGTAGGTCTTGAATAG
- a CDS encoding transposase: MAYQNSTVPFEKMLMKFVLDEEPMLSMLKWLCERLMEAEVEGKLGAEKSERSEGRQGYRSGYRVR, encoded by the coding sequence ATGGCTTACCAAAATTCTACCGTACCTTTCGAAAAAATGCTAATGAAATTTGTGTTGGACGAAGAACCCATGTTATCTATGCTCAAATGGCTCTGTGAACGGCTTATGGAAGCCGAAGTAGAAGGAAAGCTTGGCGCTGAAAAATCCGAGCGTAGTGAAGGACGCCAAGGATATCGCTCCGGATACCGGGTTCGCC
- a CDS encoding cytochrome c biogenesis protein ResB, translated as MKQKTFWQRFTSMNTGIALLLLIAALAVVGTLIPQERAVASSSPLVQMLYQTVGLGDLYHAWWFRGLLGLLSLNVLACMVRQFPALWRRTSLQEPWPSLKETSPQVVLPSREQAVYNVERVLQADGFAWKKQEIEGRLVWLAYRRRWAAWGTFLAHLSVLLITAGGLYGSLAGMQGELSVPVGERRLLDETWGAATGLEIELADFRTEYYENGQVSDWISDVIVRKDGRELARQLVKVNQPLDLDGLRLYQSFYGQMIDAQLGTGMKQRLAERQVWVVEPTRQVAVQVMRYIPDFDPLRPMVSRSTEARNPHFLYVVYENGRQSDWGAAATGQEVKLPGGGSVVFTGAAPFSGFQIKLDPGIPIVFTGFILLVFGFFAGLYGKTKYFSCQVDAKGNLAVGGLGKAEEEVFCRRIREGKETAKEAV; from the coding sequence ATGAAGCAAAAAACATTTTGGCAAAGATTCACTTCGATGAATACGGGAATTGCCCTGCTGCTGCTGATAGCAGCTCTTGCCGTTGTGGGAACGCTCATTCCCCAGGAACGAGCCGTAGCTTCCTCGTCGCCCTTGGTGCAGATGTTATATCAAACCGTCGGTTTGGGCGATCTTTACCACGCCTGGTGGTTTCGCGGTTTATTGGGATTGCTGAGTTTAAACGTGCTGGCCTGCATGGTTCGGCAGTTTCCTGCGTTGTGGCGGCGCACAAGTTTGCAAGAACCGTGGCCTTCCCTGAAGGAGACTTCGCCGCAGGTAGTGCTGCCTTCGCGAGAGCAAGCGGTTTATAACGTGGAACGCGTATTGCAAGCAGATGGCTTTGCGTGGAAAAAGCAAGAAATAGAGGGGCGGCTTGTTTGGCTGGCGTATCGCCGTCGCTGGGCGGCTTGGGGAACGTTCTTAGCGCATCTATCGGTACTGTTGATTACCGCAGGGGGACTTTATGGCAGCTTGGCAGGCATGCAAGGGGAACTCTCCGTACCGGTAGGAGAACGCCGACTGCTTGATGAGACCTGGGGTGCAGCGACGGGGCTGGAAATAGAATTGGCGGATTTTCGTACGGAGTATTATGAAAATGGACAAGTATCGGATTGGATTAGTGATGTAATTGTTCGCAAGGACGGGCGGGAATTAGCCAGGCAGCTTGTGAAGGTAAACCAGCCGCTCGATTTGGACGGCTTGCGTTTGTATCAATCCTTTTACGGCCAGATGATTGACGCCCAACTGGGAACGGGCATGAAGCAGCGTCTGGCGGAGCGCCAAGTCTGGGTGGTGGAGCCAACTAGGCAGGTTGCGGTGCAGGTTATGCGGTATATACCGGATTTTGATCCGCTGCGGCCGATGGTCAGCCGTTCGACAGAAGCGAGAAACCCTCATTTCCTGTATGTAGTCTATGAAAATGGACGACAGAGCGATTGGGGCGCTGCGGCAACGGGGCAGGAAGTAAAGCTGCCGGGAGGCGGCAGTGTGGTCTTTACCGGGGCGGCTCCGTTTTCAGGCTTTCAGATTAAGCTGGATCCGGGAATTCCAATTGTTTTTACGGGCTTCATTTTGTTGGTATTTGGCTTTTTTGCGGGCCTGTACGGAAAAACAAAGTATTTTTCCTGCCAGGTAGATGCTAAAGGAAATTTAGCGGTAGGCGGCTTAGGGAAAGCTGAAGAGGAAGTCTTTTGTCGGCGCATTCGTGAAGGGAAAGAAACAGCGAAGGAAGCGGTGTAG
- the ccsB gene encoding c-type cytochrome biogenesis protein CcsB, which translates to MAAYEGVLFAGAFFLYFLAASCYLLRLVWKAPVWGKAATILAVLAVSLNAAAAVARTAGAGRAPFANMYEFGMLFVLCLGLLHLFIEWRQKEQSFGAFIMPVAFLFSGFFALYYQEARPLMPALKSNWLMAHVLTAVVAYGFLAVSFALGLMFYWRQGLQGVTTLPSLERLENMTHQAIVAAMPFLTLLIITGAVWAEYAWGTYWRWDPKETWSLVTWIIYAVYLHGRLSRGWRGRKAVNWALGGFLAVVFTFIGVNLLLSGLHSYALN; encoded by the coding sequence ATGGCAGCCTATGAAGGCGTATTGTTTGCAGGAGCATTTTTTCTTTATTTTTTGGCGGCGTCGTGTTATTTGCTGCGTTTAGTTTGGAAAGCGCCTGTTTGGGGAAAGGCGGCTACGATTCTAGCGGTGCTGGCGGTAAGTTTGAATGCAGCGGCCGCTGTAGCTAGAACCGCTGGGGCAGGAAGAGCGCCGTTTGCCAATATGTATGAGTTTGGCATGCTCTTTGTTTTGTGCTTGGGGTTGCTTCACTTATTCATTGAGTGGCGGCAGAAAGAACAGTCTTTTGGAGCGTTCATTATGCCGGTGGCCTTTTTGTTCAGCGGTTTTTTTGCGCTGTATTATCAAGAAGCACGCCCGTTGATGCCGGCGCTGAAAAGCAATTGGCTCATGGCGCATGTGTTGACGGCGGTAGTGGCCTACGGCTTTTTAGCTGTATCTTTTGCGCTGGGGCTGATGTTTTACTGGCGTCAAGGGCTCCAAGGCGTTACGACGCTGCCTTCTTTGGAGCGGTTGGAGAACATGACACATCAGGCCATTGTTGCGGCGATGCCCTTTTTGACACTGCTTATCATTACCGGCGCCGTCTGGGCGGAATATGCCTGGGGAACGTATTGGCGCTGGGACCCTAAAGAGACGTGGTCGCTGGTGACCTGGATTATTTACGCGGTATATTTGCATGGACGGCTTAGCCGGGGCTGGCGGGGGAGGAAGGCTGTAAATTGGGCCTTGGGCGGCTTTCTAGCAGTGGTTTTTACCTTTATCGGTGTCAATCTGTTGTTGTCCGGTCTTCATAGCTATGCATTAAATTAA